A genomic window from Gossypium hirsutum isolate 1008001.06 chromosome D10, Gossypium_hirsutum_v2.1, whole genome shotgun sequence includes:
- the LOC107916011 gene encoding protein DETOXIFICATION 55: protein MAELEALRSYQKQPTMAEVTEELKRIIDIGFPIAAMSLVSYARNMVLVVCMGRLGSLELAGGALAVGFTNISGYSVLSGLATGMESLCSQAVGSRNLSMAALTLQRTIVMLLLASVPIGLIWFNLEPLMLSINQDPDISKVASLYCRFAIPDLIANSLLHPLRIYLRSKGTTWPLMWSALVSTLFHLPITVLLSFTLGLGVPGIAISTFITNFNTLFFLLCYMFYTRTSHLVPEESMRTSLLPSPTLPHPPSSTALIGKEWGDLLRLAIPSCIAVCLEWWWYEFMTILAGYLSEPRVALATSAIVIQTTSLMYTLPTALSASASTRVGNELGAGRPSRARLAAVVAIGLALLTSFLGLIGTVFGREAWGRVFTKDYEVLELTMIVLPILGLCELANCPQTTSCGILRGSARPGTGATINFYSFYLVGAPLAIVLGFVCGLGFVGMCYGLLGAQIACVISILTVVFRTDWERESLKAKELVGKTEHFAHADQVIKCEEGVGFLTELGSGK from the exons ATGGCCGAGCTTGAAGCATTGAGATCTTATCAAAAGCAACCAACAATGGCAGAG GTGACTGAGGAGCTAAAGAGAATAATTGATATAGGGTTCCCTATAGCAGCTATGAGTTTGGTGAGTTATGCAAGGAACATGGTTTTAGTTGTTTGCATGGGAAGATTAGGCAGCCTTGAGCTTGCTGGTGGAGCGTTAGCTGTTGGTTTTACAAACATCAGTGGCTACTCAGTCTTGTCAGGGCTTGCTACGGGCATGGAATCGCTTTGCAGTCAAGCTGTTGGCTCAAGGAACTTATCAATGGCAGCTCTCACTTTGCAAAGAACGATTGTAATGTTACTGCTGGCTTCGGTACCTATCGGCTTGATATGGTTTAACCTTGAACCTCTCATGCTTAGCATCAATCAAGACCCTGATATATCCAAAGTTGCCAGCCTTTACTGCCGCTTTGCGATCCCGGATCTTATAGCAAATAGCCTTCTTCATCCTCTACGTATTTACTTGCGTAGCAAAGGAACAACTTGGCCTTTAATGTGGTCAGCTTTAGTTTCGACCCTTTTTCATCTTCCAATCACAGTCCTTTTATCCTTTACTTTAGGTTTAGGAGTCCCTGGGATAGCAATCTCCACCTTCATCACCAACTTCAACacccttttcttccttctttgttACATGTTCTACACTCGAACTAGTCATCTTGTTCCAGAGGAGTCGATGCGGACGTCTTTGTTACCATCGCCAACTCTGCCACACCCACCTTCGTCAACAGCTCTAATAGGGAAGGAATGGGGAGATCTTCTTCGACTGGCAATACCAAGCTGCATTGCTGTTTGCTTAGAGTGGTGGTGGTACGAGTTTATGACAATTCTAGCCGGTTATTTATCCGAACCTCGAGTTGCTTTGGCAACATCAGCAATAGTGATACAGACGACGTCTCTCATGTACACGTTGCCAACAGCACTCAGTGCATCGGCCTCAACCCGAGTCGGGAATGAGCTCGGAGCGGGGAGGCCGAGCAGGGCACGGTTGGCAGCTGTGGTAGCCATAGGGCTAGCCTTGTTGACCTCATTTTTGGGATTAATAGGGACGGTATTCGGGAGAGAAGCTTGGGGAAGAGTTTTCACAAAGGATTATGAGGTTCTAGAGCTAACCATGATTGTACTACCCATACTTGGACTGTGTGAGCTAGCAAATTGTCCACAAACCACAAGTTGTGGGATCCTAAGAGGGAGTGCTAGGCCCGGGACTGGGGCAACCATAAACTTTTACTCGTTTTACTTGGTGGGTGCGCCTTTGGCAATAGTCCTAGGCTTTGTTTGCGGACTAGGGTTCGTGGGGATGTGTTATGGGCTGCTAGGTGCTCAGATTGCATGTGTTATCTCCATCTTAACAGTGGTATTCAGGACGGATTGGGAACGAGAGTCCTTGAAGGCCAAAGAGTTGGTGGGCAAAACTGAACATTTTGCACATGCAGACCAAGTCATTAAATGTGAAGAGGGAGTTGGATTTCTCACAGAATTGGGTTCTGGAAAGTGA